A region of Candidatus Methylomirabilota bacterium DNA encodes the following proteins:
- a CDS encoding LLM class flavin-dependent oxidoreductase, producing MKAPRFGLNRFDSHSVDAFAADVRRAETLGWDAALQPDSQLRRRDTYVLLAAAARATERITLGTLLANPVNRHPTVTASSIATIDELAPGRTVLGWGVGDTAVRLAGLKPARVKELEAATRLMRALLDGDAVEVGADRPARLPHYRPVPIWIAAGGPRTLRMAGGVADGVFIRVGTHEANIATAVEAIRAGAADAGRDPSAVRLGAVFHTVLVDDPGRALTMAKSMAAGYYEYSPALFDPPRLAWTGADPETLKRLHKVWPDFHHTVDLEASGRVVDFLPESAADAFSLRGAPAEVADRLIDVLRRAPAEFDYVVLHPIPNPPSPDDPERGYTARMAREVLPRVRRALGAR from the coding sequence TTGAAGGCCCCCCGCTTCGGGTTGAACCGGTTCGACTCGCACTCCGTGGACGCGTTTGCCGCCGACGTGCGGCGCGCCGAGACGCTCGGCTGGGATGCGGCGCTCCAGCCCGACTCGCAGCTCCGGCGGCGCGACACCTACGTCCTGCTCGCCGCGGCGGCCCGCGCGACCGAGCGCATCACGCTCGGGACGCTCCTTGCCAATCCCGTGAACCGGCACCCCACGGTCACCGCGTCGTCGATCGCGACGATCGACGAGCTGGCGCCCGGGCGCACGGTCCTCGGCTGGGGCGTCGGCGACACTGCCGTGAGACTCGCCGGCCTGAAGCCGGCGCGGGTGAAGGAGCTCGAGGCGGCCACGCGCCTGATGCGCGCGCTGCTGGACGGCGATGCGGTCGAGGTCGGTGCCGATCGGCCCGCGCGACTGCCGCACTACCGGCCCGTGCCGATCTGGATCGCCGCCGGCGGCCCGCGCACGCTCAGGATGGCGGGCGGAGTCGCCGACGGGGTCTTCATTCGCGTGGGCACGCATGAGGCGAACATCGCGACGGCCGTCGAGGCCATCCGCGCGGGCGCGGCCGACGCGGGGCGCGACCCGTCAGCCGTCCGCCTGGGCGCGGTGTTCCACACCGTGCTCGTGGACGATCCGGGCCGCGCGCTGACGATGGCCAAGTCCATGGCGGCCGGGTACTACGAGTACTCGCCGGCGCTGTTCGACCCGCCGCGCCTCGCGTGGACGGGGGCGGACCCGGAGACGCTCAAGCGCCTGCACAAGGTCTGGCCCGACTTCCACCACACGGTCGACCTCGAGGCGAGCGGCCGGGTCGTGGATTTCCTTCCGGAGAGCGCGGCCGATGCCTTCAGCCTCCGCGGCGCGCCGGCCGAGGTCGCCGACCGGCTGATAGACGTGCTCCGCAGGGCGCCGGCCGAGTTCGACTACGTCGTCCTGCACCCGATCCCGAACCCGCCGTCGCCGGACGATCCCGAGCGCGGCTACACCGCGCGGATGGCGCGCGAGGTGCTCCCGCGCGTGCGCCGCGCCCTCGGCGCTCGCTAG
- a CDS encoding D-2-hydroxyacid dehydrogenase, with protein MKILFVPNLIVSALSEADRAGILEAAGAGSRIVEAKDPATQRRELPDTDIIFGRVHKDNFSLAPKLRLYHSIGAGVDNILTVELANSNVPLASEKGDVGIHLSEHAFALLLGLTRGLHTAIRTPDYDLREPIRVHQRELYEQTMGIVGFGGTGRAVAKRAVAFGMRVLGVDIEPVEPEPGVEAIWTPDRLADLLGASDVVVIALPLTKATHHLFTRERFAQMRRHAILINVTRGEIVRGEDVLAAVNEGLIWGAGLDVTDPEPLPKNHPLWRHPRVIVTPHTAGGSPRRAGRVIATFCENLRRLQDGRPLLALIDKQKGY; from the coding sequence ATGAAGATCCTCTTCGTCCCGAATCTGATCGTCTCCGCGCTGAGCGAAGCGGACCGGGCGGGTATCCTCGAGGCCGCTGGAGCGGGCAGCCGCATCGTAGAGGCCAAGGATCCCGCCACCCAGCGCCGCGAGCTGCCGGACACCGACATCATCTTCGGGCGCGTGCATAAGGACAACTTCTCTCTCGCCCCGAAGCTCCGCTTGTACCATTCGATCGGCGCGGGGGTGGACAATATCCTCACGGTCGAGCTGGCGAACAGCAACGTGCCGCTGGCCAGCGAAAAGGGCGACGTCGGCATCCATCTCTCGGAGCACGCCTTTGCGCTCCTCCTGGGGCTCACACGCGGGCTGCACACCGCGATCCGCACGCCGGACTACGACCTGCGCGAGCCCATCCGCGTGCACCAGCGCGAGCTCTACGAGCAGACCATGGGCATCGTGGGTTTCGGGGGCACCGGCCGCGCCGTCGCGAAGCGCGCGGTAGCCTTCGGGATGCGCGTGCTCGGCGTGGACATCGAGCCCGTCGAGCCCGAGCCGGGCGTGGAGGCGATCTGGACGCCCGATCGCCTCGCCGATCTGCTGGGCGCGTCCGACGTGGTGGTGATCGCGCTCCCGCTGACCAAGGCGACGCACCACCTCTTCACCCGCGAGCGCTTCGCCCAGATGCGGCGGCACGCCATCCTGATCAACGTCACCCGGGGCGAGATCGTCCGCGGCGAGGATGTGCTCGCGGCCGTCAACGAGGGCCTCATCTGGGGCGCCGGGCTCGACGTCACCGATCCCGAGCCGCTGCCCAAGAATCATCCGCTGTGGAGGCACCCGCGAGTCATTGTGACCCCGCACACCGCGGGCGGGTCGCCGCGCCGCGCGGGCCGGGTGATCGCCACCTTCTGCGAGAACCTGCGGCGGCTCCAGGACGGACGGCCGCTCCTCGCGCTGATCGACAAGCAGAAGGGCTATTGA